A single genomic interval of Koleobacter methoxysyntrophicus harbors:
- the cas5 gene encoding CRISPR-associated protein Cas5: MYYFFLEAYAPTASFRLPEAHTFQQTLPLPPVTTITGMMGAAVGLSLEEALEFAKANKVHFGVMGTHSGVFRDLWKYEKIKASETISAVLVREFLYDLSLILVFAAEDEKAVQYIREAFTNPKYALTAGNSDDLLKVKYISPAKEQEIQPYYRFSYTVLAGDHGSNYESDIKIEELPLLQNIYMPRVYLLPTDFEFNGNERRVRKRQLFTFVDVPVKLKKPINGLLIGDKAVGLL; encoded by the coding sequence ATGTATTACTTTTTTCTTGAGGCTTATGCACCTACCGCTTCTTTCCGTTTGCCGGAAGCTCATACCTTCCAGCAAACCCTGCCCTTACCTCCTGTTACCACTATAACCGGAATGATGGGTGCGGCTGTCGGCTTATCACTGGAAGAAGCCCTGGAGTTTGCGAAGGCAAATAAGGTTCATTTTGGTGTAATGGGGACCCATAGCGGGGTTTTTAGGGATTTATGGAAATATGAAAAGATAAAGGCAAGTGAAACAATTTCTGCTGTTTTGGTTAGGGAATTTTTATATGACCTGTCACTGATATTGGTTTTTGCCGCTGAAGATGAAAAAGCAGTTCAATACATAAGGGAGGCATTTACTAACCCTAAATATGCACTGACAGCAGGAAATAGTGATGACCTCCTCAAAGTCAAATATATTTCGCCTGCAAAAGAACAGGAAATTCAGCCCTATTACCGCTTTTCTTATACCGTGCTGGCAGGGGACCATGGGAGCAACTACGAGTCCGACATTAAAATAGAAGAATTACCTTTGCTGCAGAACATATACATGCCCCGTGTTTATCTGTTACCTACAGATTTTGAATTTAATGGAAATGAACGGCGTGTAAGAAAAAGGCAGTTATTTACCTTTGTAGATGTCCCGGTAAAATTAAAAAAACCGATAAATGGATTATTAATAGGAGATAAGGCGGTAGGATTATTATGA